A DNA window from Macadamia integrifolia cultivar HAES 741 unplaced genomic scaffold, SCU_Mint_v3 scaffold2603, whole genome shotgun sequence contains the following coding sequences:
- the LOC122066819 gene encoding zinc finger BED domain-containing protein RICESLEEPER 2-like, with translation MSNKKDQEVQMSVNEVNRGNGFSPSSSRTASDHNTGPVVSSATVSTLPRNRKKTSIVWKEFINIPKDKNPDGRQRAKCKACGNIYLADSSINGTGSLRRHLKSCLKRKNNDVAQMLLGGGDGNVALKTKRIDADVVRDMITTLIVRHELPLVFVEYEEFRALISYLYPQFSPISRNTQMADILKLHTRESKRIKDFLSSFNGRMSLTTDLWTSVTTDSYISLTCHYIDTEWVLHKKLLKFCIMPPPHTGANICEIASNMLLDWGIEKKLFSITLDNAGANLCFIEHLKKSLVLKKALLCSGEFFHNRCCAHILNLIIQDGLKCIDESVHFVRSSVAYVKASQARKVKFLECCKQLDITSQKGLHGDVSTRWNSTYHMLDSAIVYQTAFQQLELVDKNFKVCPSNEDWKKIEHLCSFLKPFNDITELLSGSKYPTTNLYFHNVWKIHLSLLKTINQGEDYVKKMAQEMKKKFDKYWDSYSIILAIAVVFDPHYKLIFVRYAFDKIYSLDSTAMEKFNLVKSTLARLFEEYRCMEITEEERGFQSHAIEDNTVGDVLDWEELSMYESSTTIVIQDKSELDLYLEEPRINLIKHYDVLAFWKSQGSKYRDLSRMARDVLAIPVSTVASKSAFSAGGRVIDKYRSKLLPTNAEALICLRDWMFGVDFRRNFKLCKYTFFIR, from the exons ATGTCAAATAAAAAAGATCAAGAAGTTCAGATGTCTGTTAATGAAGTAAACAGAGGGAATGGTTTTAGTCCGTCTAGTTCAAGAACTGCATCTGATCATAATACTGGGCCAGTTGTTTCATCTGCTACAGTTAGTACTTTAccaagaaataggaaaaaaacttCCATAGTTTGGAAAGAGTTTATTAATATCCCTAAAGACAAAAATCCCGATGGAAGACAGAGAGCAAAATGCAAGGCTTGTGGGAATATATATCTGGCTGACTCATCTATCAATGGCACTGGTAGTTTGAGGAGACATCTTAAGTCTTGCCTCAAGCGTAAAAATAATGATGTTGCTCAAATGTTATTGGGTGGAGGTGATGGGAATGTGGCACTGAAAACTAAGAGGATTGATGCAGATGTAGTTCGAGATATGATTACCACACTTATTGTCAGACATGAGTTGCCCTTGGTATTCGTCGAGTATGAAGAGTTTAGGGCTTTGATTTCTTATCTTTACCCACAATTTAGTCCTATTAGTAGGAATACCCAAATGGCTGATATTTTGAAGTTGCATACTAGAGAAAGCAAGAGGATAAAGGATTTTTTGAGTTCCTTCAATGGTAGAATGTCATTGACTACTGATTTGTGGACTTCTGTAACCACTGACTCCTATATTTCTCTCACTTGTCATTATATTGACACAGAATGGGTactacataaaaaattattgaaattttgcATCATGCCACCCCCACACACAGGAGCTAATATATGTGAAATTGCTTCAAATATGTTGTTGGATTGGGGCATAGAGAAGAAATTGTTCTCTATTACATTAGATAATGCCGGTGCTaacctttgttttattgagcaCTTGAAAAAAAGTTTGGTATTAAAGAAGGCATTGTTGTGTAGTGGTGAGTTTTTTCACAACAGATGTTGTGCTCATATATTGAACCTAATTATACAAGATGGTTTGAAGTGCATTGATGAATCTGTACATTTTGTTCGATCGAGTGTAGCATATGTGAAGGCATCTCAAGCAAGGAAAGTAAAGTTTCTTGAATGCTGCAAACAATTGGATATAACAAGTCAGAAAGGGTTGCATGGAGATGTTTCCACAAGGTGGAACTCGACTTATCACATGCTTGATTCTGCCATTGTCTATCAGACTGCATTTCAACAACTAGAGTTGGtggataaaaattttaaagtgtGTCCAAGCAATGAGGATTGGAAAAAGATTGAACACTTATGTTCCTTTTTGAAGCCTTTTAATGACATTACTGAATTATTGTCTGGGTCAAAGTACCCAACAACAAATTTGTATTTTCATAATGTATGGAAAATACATTTGTCTTTGTTGAAAACGATAAATCAGGGAGAAGACTATGTGAAAAAGATGgcacaagaaatgaaaaagaagtttgATAAGTATTGGGACTCATATAGCATCATTTTAGCTATTGCTGTTGTATTTGATCCTCATTACAAGCTAATCTTTGTTAGGTATGCTTTTGATAAGATATACAGTTTGGATTCAACAGCAATGGAAAAGTTTAACCTTGTGAAATCGACCTTAGCACGACTCTTTGAAGAGTACCGGTGCATGGAGATAACTGAGGAAGAGAGGGGATTTCAATCACATGCTATTGAGGACAATACAGTTGGAGATGTTTTAGATTGGGAG GAGCTATCTATGTATGAGAGTTCTACTACTATTGTAATACAAGATAAATCCGAATTAGATTTATATCTAGAAGAGCCAAGGATAAATCTGATCAAGCATTATGATGTATTGGCCTTTTGGAAGTCACAAGGATCAAAGTATCGTGATCTTTCTCGGATGGCACGGGATGTGTTGGCTATTCCGGTATCAACTGTTGCTTCTAAATCAGCTTTTAGTGCTGGAGGTAGAGTTATTGACAAATACAGAAGTAAGCTATTGCCTACAAATGCTGAAGCGTTGATTTGCCTTCGAGATTGGATGTTCGGAGTAGACTTTAGACGTAATTTCAAACTATGTAAATATACATTTTTCATCCGTTAA
- the LOC122066821 gene encoding uncharacterized protein LOC122066821, with product MVRPKDKFWEHVEQRGLGRFTCNYCGLNYSGSVSRVKAHLACQPGHDVQICTQVPEHIQADALAEFNLSRSAKKRMSDSLESGMGSTSSTPSMPHVRVAHQPTMLEMAAKQDKKSLDMLVTDFFVNNNISFNVIQTNSFIEMLRGACAYGTSYVVPSYSNLRTSLIPGKKAKIMQYVSSIKATWDITGCTIMSDSWTDIKKRSWVNVIAYSPGGAVFLKCIECGINRLTSTFLFNEISDVIEKVGPKNVVQFISDNGSNFCSCGDMLSEKWRHIYRTNCAAHGINLLLKDIHKKVKWVREVIEDGKLVVDYIHRHTGIVALMRKFTNNRDIKQPCKTRFGTYFFMLQSLIVVENELRLFVASSEWRAFQFNRAEMAVRTVGIIQSETFWEGAKEVVAFMEPLIRILRLVDSDGSTAGYLYEATERAKETLRKFVEKDGGKYLAIMDLFQFRLEKNIIHHVHLFGALLNPSIMFGGRLDIDGTKFMNAQDFIMDIMVPLEDREQFMQEVIDYRMKSPLLFNMTGQTMMKTNHPRIWWQFVGSAFPVLQNIACRILSQPCSSSPCERNWSAWDAAQTKKRNRLAPEMLEDLVYIRMNSMMRENYESQLHKDSRPIDLDNLGELPIVDFELEMERLEQTYKEPEPSDTGADGGSTSCSLMSPH from the exons ATGGTGAGACCTAAGGATAAATTTTGGGAACATGTAGAGCAACGTGGTTTGGGCCGTTTCACATGTAACTATTGTGGACTTAATTATTCCGGGAGTGTTTCACGAGTCAAGGCTCATTTAGCTTGTCAACCTGGACatgatgttcaaatttgcaCCCAAGTTCCTGAGCACATTCAAGCTGATGCCCTGGCAGAATttaatttgagtagatctgctaAGAAAAGAATGAGTGATTCTCTTGAAAGTGGAATGGGTTCCACAAGTAGCACACCGTCTATGCCTCATGTTAGGGTTGCACATCAACCCACAATGCTAGAGATGGCTGCTAAGCAAGACAAGAAATCATTGGACATGTTGGTAActgatttttttgtcaataataACATTTCCTTCAATGTTATTCAGACAAATTCTTTTATTGAGATGCTAAGGGGTGCATGTGCTTATGGTACAAGTTATGTTGTACCTAGTTATAGCAATCTTCGGACCAGTTTGATTCCTGGAAAAAAAGCGAAAATCATGCAATATGTTAGCAGTATAAAGGCGACATGGGATATCACAGGTTGCACAATTATGTCTGATTCTTGGACTGACATAAAGAAGAGGTCATGGGTTAATGTGATTGCTTACTCTCCTGGGGGTGCTGTGTTTTTGAAATGTATTGAGTGCGGTATAAATAGATTAACTTCCACAtttcttttcaatgaaatttctgatgtcATTGAAAAAGTTGGACCAAAGAATGTTGTGCAATTTATTTCAGATAATGGTTCTAACTTTTGTTCTTGTGGTGATATGTTGTCTGAAAAATGGCGTCATATATATAGAACAAATTGTGCTGCTCATGGGATTAATCTGCTTTTGAAAGATATTCACAAAAAAGTTAAATGGGTGAGGGAAGTTATAGAAGATGGAAAACTTGTAGTGGATTATATTCACAGGCACACAGGTATTGTAGCATTGATGAGAAAATTCACCAACAATAGAGATATCAAGCAGCCTTGCAAGACAAGGTTtggtacttatttttttatgctgcAGTCTCTTATTGTTGTTGAGAATGAGTTGAGGCTTTTTGTTGCATCATCTGAGTGGAGAGCCTTTCAATTCAATAGAGCTGAAATGGCAGTGAGAACTGTTGGAATAATTCAATCAGAGACATTTTGGGAGGGGGCAAAGGAAGTTGTTGCTTTCATGGAGCCACTTATTCGTATTCTTCGCCTTGTTGATTCAGATGGTTCTACTGCAGGTTACTTATATGAAGCAACAGAAAGGGCAAAAGAAACATTGAGAAAATTTGTGGAGAAGGATGGAGGGAAGTATTTAGCCATAAtggatttgtttcaatttaggtTAGAGAAGAACATTATTCATCATGTTCATCTCTTTGGTGCACTTTTGAATCCTTCTATTATGTTTGGTGGTCGACTTGATATTGATGGAACTAAATTTATGAATGCACAAGATTTTATAATGGACATCATGGTTCCTTTAGAAGATCGTGAGCAATTCATGCAAGAAGTCATTGATTATCGCATGAAAAGTCCATTGTTGTTCAATATGACAGGGCAGACAATGATGAAAACTAATCATCCAA ggatttggtggCAATTTGTTGGTAGTGCATTTCCTGTGCTTCAAAATATTGCTTGTAGAATCTTGAGTCAGCCTTGTAGTTCCTCTCCTTGTGAGCGTAATTGGAGTGCTTGGGATGCagcacaaacaaagaaaagaaatagattagCCCCAGAGATGCTAGAGGATTTGGTGTACATCAGGATGAACTCTATGATGAGGGAGAACTATGAAAGCCAACTACATAAAGATTCAAGGCCTATTGATTTAGATAATCTTGGTGAATTACCTATAGTAGACTTTGAGCTTGAAATGGAGAGGCTTGAGCAGACGTACAAGGAACCTGAACCATCTGACACTGGAGCTGATGGAGGATCTACTTCATGTAGTTTAATGTCTCCTCattga